The Culex quinquefasciatus strain JHB chromosome 2, VPISU_Cqui_1.0_pri_paternal, whole genome shotgun sequence genome contains the following window.
agacctttccaacgagcccgaaagattgaagatttgataatcccatcaaaagttatgagcacttaactgcccctgatcgcataaatgtcccatatgcattttcatcgatttcgagttaatgatgcagtttggttcaaaattgtgtgctctttcgaaagagcctataacatccagtactttgttctagaaatcaggaggaaatccagttttttcgcgaaaacttaacacgtaaccttttgtatgggacaaacttcaaatgcgtttttctcagcttgctgtttttgcatatgggacatttatgcgaacatgggcagttaagTGATATTTTAGTACTTTTCAGATTCCGTATCTAAgaaatttcgatgaaaacgttttcCAGATCTAGCAGTGGGCCCATCGTTAAAAGATCTTTTATTAAAGGGTGTAAAGTGAAaagacaattttgtaaattccttatacagtccagactcgattatccgaaggtttgtatgagacttcggataatcgaatcacgagcaatttttttttcgttttttttttttttcttgttttaaatatcaaatttgagttttgcgaccccatttaagtcaaatttaaacAGTTGATAGCAGGgatggaaaaatcgcaaaaaaaaatcaatttcgcttgcgaactttcttcacccgcgaaagagagaggaggcaaatcacgcaaaataaaattgctcccgaaaatctccaagaaaatcaatctgctgatgattttttgtgaatttccttgtcagcaccactttataatatttatttcactttgtttacacacattgcccatctacaaaatgtgacaggtcatttttcaacGTGTGACggtacacttgcaagtgtagtagtgaaaaggatattccaccgaataatcaagatgatgatttttttagattctttttaccgatctttcgtgcgcgagagaggagagccatgctcctttCGGATTTTTTCGCTTGatgaactgccgttctacgcataattgtcccatgttcgaaaaagtgcaactgagaaaaacgcgatagaaatttttcgatcgatttctgtgtttctacgcataattgtcccgtgggttcctattcgccctatgtgtccctaatcgccccagttagcagtgtaTCACTCCTttttgtgatcctcttgctaaaCAACAGGTAAACATGGCATAATGCTTcctaaaactaatgattccgtgtaagaaaatacttggtgggacaattatgcgtagaagtacaacgatgggacaaacagacttgatgttgttttcaatgagtttccgaacaaagtaccagattttatgtttttttctaaaagtacACGACaaactaaacataaaaatgttaaaaagtcaaaatcgtcaaaaaatgacatgggacaattatgcgtagaacggcagtgaacgtccagagattttcttttgatgatgattattccatcgctgattgatagcctattaaataatacaatgcatttttggccgtcatcttggatctaaaatttctaaatccttttagcgtagtttagaggTCACACTTAAGcttaacaatcaaaaattagacaacggATTTTTTGtctagattcgattatccgaagtgaaatttttccgaggccttcggataatcgagtatggACTGTATACAGTATGAAATAGAGGGAggcaccttaaggtggattaagttacgtttttgtgtaatttttatttttccataaaacaTTTTGTTAATCATAAGGTTTGTGACACAGTCtcaaaaactgaaataaaatttgcagtaACGTAACTTGGccgcatttttttgtaattcggattttggaaatttgatttctgtgaaaaaataaccgacaaaaacaatttatgtgtccctattttttctgaatagtcctcgtCAATATCTAAAATTTGGCCGTAAAAACCAAaacgatcattttttttcagaagatacagatttttgaatcttcACATACCATTTTAATATGGACATCTGCCGTTGTCATTTATAAACCacgcttttttcaattttcgtcAAACGAAACAGACTAGtttatcgacttaattttgctgggcgagatggGACGCCGTCTacttttagacgatgactcagcactttccacttttgcactttaaaaaaaaccagatggcagcacgatgtaacgccacgtccttATTGGTCAAGTTGATCAAAATAAAACTTTGCTAGTGTTTTCGAGCTCTGTTTAATGAAGGTGTCGACCTAAAAATAGATCCCGATGATGGTTAGACAACTTTTAACACAGGGAGCAATGAtatcaaattaaattcaaaccttttgaaaagtttcaaaactCGATTTTATTTATCCTTCTTTGTACATGCTTACAAGTGACCATCCTATGATACGCCATCCACGCATCATTGCTTCAGTGCACTCTATCCAGTATAACTTAGAGCTTACAAGTAGTTAGTTATGCGTAATTATAAGGGGGAAATAGTCTTTCCATATTTGCCAGGCACCCAAAAGTTGCCCGCAGCTTTCCGCATCACGCGCGACAATGCATTCGATAAATACACCTTCTTCTCGTATCAATGGTTTCATTTATATAgttataaagtttttaaaaaatatataaattattCGTAACTCAACAAAGTGTTTCGCGTTGGGTGGTTGGTTGGTTTCTACAAATCGCTAGCCAGCCGTTCGATTTCGTCGATGATGTAGTTCATGTCGGATTTGTCCAGGCCCGAGTTTTGCAGCACCAGCCGGAAGAAGTTGGGCTTGTCGTGGATGGGCTGGTAGGTGATCATCATCGATCCCTCGCGCATCATCCGCTCCTTGACCTTGGGGGCGACCTTGTGGAGTCGTTCGCCAAACTCGGCACTGTCCCGGGGAACCTGCCGCAGACCGGGCGGAACGTACCAGAAGCACACGTTGGTGCACTCGGGATTCTCGATGACCATCTCGAAGCCGGGCCGCGCCTTAATATTGTTGGTGAAATATTCCGCATTCTCAAACACTTTGTCGATGTGCTGCTCGAAACCGGAAGTGCCCTTGGCGCGCCACATGAACCAGAACTTGAGGACGTCGGCGCGGCGGCCACACTGGATGTGCTTGTCGCCGGTGTCGTACTGGGTGTCGTAGAACTTGTCCTTCTGGAACAGGTAGGTCGCGTTGGTCGAGTGACACCCGGACAGGATGCCCTCGTGGCGGGTCAGGAAGGTCGAACACTGCTGGGGTGCGGCCAACAGCTTGTGGGGATTCCAGGTGACGGAATCCGCCCTAGAACGAGGGGGAGAGAGAGACGCAAATTAAAGAGTGGAATTCTACTTCTGAACGTTCGGGAAACTCCCCCACCTATAGTTGACAACCTTGGCCGTAACAGACAGGTATTGCCCTGACTCTAATTGTACACCTTGTAATTACGCGTGAATAATGACTTCTCCTTAAGGTCTTGCTCAAACTTTCACGTTGGAAATCACACTAAAAAGGTTGACTTGTGTTTTTCCAAGTGATTCCCAACAATTCCTCACTGTGGGTACTTTTAATTACCCGACCCAAGCCAACCAAACCCGGTAGCGTTCTTGATCTTGATCTTCGCGCGTGATAATTGCAACCCGACGACGCCGTTGACATTGACCAAGACCACCACCAGTGCGCGCGGGTATAGCGTGAAATGTGCCACATTAGCCGTGGTTAGCCGCCGCAATCGCGAGACTCTGTGTCTGTGCCAATGTCGGGGCCAAAGCCGGGCAAAACGGTGCCGCGGTTCGGTTGGTTTGATTTAATGGTTGGAGGTAATAAATGGCGGGGGCTCAGCGTGGTAATGGTATGCGGGATGACGAATCATGCATCGAGGGGGAGCAAAGTAGTGCAAGAAAGAACATTCTAAAGTATATATTAATTAGATATGGCACGTGTTTCAGGATAAGATAAACGGAAGGGTTAAATGCAAAATTAGTAATGAGAGCGCACACCCATGTGCAACTTGATCCTTGCACATGCAGAACTATAAAGTTTTAAATactatttgttttaatatttaaaaaaaagcatcttTCGATAtcgaaaagcaaaacaaacaaaaaatgcattctaTCAAGGAAAATGACGATTCGATCGATGCGCTCGAGAatgttaagataaaaaaaaataataactctaGACGAGCTATGGGATTTGTTATATTTATGGGACtattcaaataaaactctagaaatcaatcggaatcacattctgagcaaatgtctgatAATCTCCGGACTGGCAGAACCGATTTAGACCGTTTTGGattgagcccaaaacattaaagatctgctaaagttatgagcactaaaAATGATGAGCTGGGCAGGGCAGGGAGATGTCATCTCAGATGATGTACGAGATGTATGTACGTACCGattgcgtaatattgaatgtttggcccttttgaaatgttagtcttgatttgaaaaaaaatgaaaatattgttttcgaaaagatcggaaaatttcacgaatgtttcatattttaacattgtaaatcgaaccattagttgctgagatatcgacgttagaaaatggtgggctgtttgggtgagacttggaaaacatcaattttcatgtttttaaacctttgcatggcaatatctcagcaactaagagtcgtatcaacaaaaatcaaaaatgcaaaatatagagaattttctcagcttttcaaaaatattttttttcaaaagtgggcaaacatgtgcactaatttaaaaaaatgaaaaactgcgactattttcaaaaaagtcgcctaaaaatggatttaacttgaaaacgatgcacttcatcaaaatttcactaaagtactttttgattccaatttttttttacatcgaaaaatgaagttgaaaaatttttgcgaccaatatttcgattttttgaaaaaaatgttattgattcaaaaattcataactcggtcaaagattttttgcacaacctggaaatttctgaaaagttggcatttgatgtcctctaaaacatatcaaaaaatgaaaaaaaatagtgtttttgcaaatcaagttttagtgactaaaagttaaataaaaaatcaccaaaaattttttaccgtgtatcatttgtttccagtgtagtccatatccatacctacaacattgccgaagacaccaaatcgatcaaaaaattccttcaaaagatacagatttttgaattttcatacataatttttgtatggacagctgccaaatttgtatggaaaattatattgacaaaccaatgatgcaaaatggcttttttgggcataccgaaggcaccaaaaaagtttcagccggatttaaaaacacaaaaaaaaaatcgagtgaccgaaatctgagagaactgctcatgtttgaccatacttctctatggcttaaaAATTGCGGgcttttgtcccctaaaatatttaaaaaaaaatcgaaaatcaaaaaaataccacAAATCAACAGTCTGTAtgaatacctaaaactttgccgaagacaccaaattgatcagaacattgagcatgagcatgagcatgagagaccacccatggttgcccctccgttgctgaacagaaccgtaatatcctttcagcactactgatcatagtcttcgacgatctagtggtgtttcccttatcaacagcatgtatgaatgctccgaaaagataaaacaccatgattgctaaaactagatcagttgcgaataggtaacagtcattggccaccaacggtgcccgccatgtcagtttgtagatctcgattttaagggacgggaatgttagttagcgcaggttgctactaggacagctgatttactctgtgcttacaccccacaagcgccaggaacctgaaaattggttagtaggatagggtgcttggtcaggattcaacatagaagatgatgatgcgacccaaaatcatagtgtttgttgaaaggtattatattttattctcaaggcaaacaatcggatgctgcggatgagacatatctcgtttaactgttgttaaattttaaatgaaatggtttagtcttagacagccggctgtggaaagataaagccAAATAACGTTTATTTATAGAATGAGGTGTTAAatgcaatgctgcaatgatagcgtattctgattttaattatataaccatttaattcataaatttgttaagGAATAGACGCTACAAACTCAACCATCGaatgccttccgatcttctttctgttagctagatgaggtattgattttcgttgcctctcgagctacgatgctatggagagggcttaacacacaaacaaccgacgtcgagccctccgagctacggagctatgggaaggtcttttcaacacaaaaaaaagactcgcgcaccactcaacgttcttgatgaatcaaaatatttttttacgcgataaacctaacgaactcaACCGTCAAACTGTCTTCCAACCAGCGATGATGAAGAAAGGGCTTTAAGCAAACAATAACTCACCGATTaatatgaataattttcaagatcgATCTTGTTCTATAGCAACAGCGCAACTCACTCCTGATTTTCACGATtgcgaatacagcacaaaaagaacaccacaaaaatccatctcacaatcctgaattgtttttttttttcactttgcacACAAACCCAACCATCCGCTTGCACTGACGGAACATAAttcacacaaaagagacgaaaattatcgcgaaaaaaaaacaggattgcgcgtccccagaagcactgcacttatcacaccaaattgatcagaacattccttcaaaagttacagattttcgaatatagttcagactcgattatctgaagcccTAGGAaaaatttcgtgattcgattatccgaagtcccatacaaaccttcggataatcgagtctggactgtattgccaaattgtatgaagacttgtataggtgaaccaatgacacaaaatggcttctttggtcatagggaaggccccacaaagtttaagtcaaattaaaaaaaatacaaataaaatccatttccggtttgggTAGAGAATTCCTCATATGCAGGCAATGATTTGGATGATTGCACAAGTGACGAACTGTCCCAACTCATGCCAATTTTGCTGAAACCTCATTCTTATATCAcatgttattttgaattttcatttgaaaaaagggGCGGGGCATCTTTTGATTATGTTTGAAGTCGTTGATCTTACGAATCTTGATTGAATCGTCATTCCTGCATCAACTTAAGATCAGTTCTAGTTAATCGAAAACCGTCGTAAACGTTCTAGGAAGTGCAGTTTCGCGGTGATCGTTAAAATTGTGACGTTTTTTTGCGCATATCAGTTGCCATTGCATCCTTGCTGCTGGTCGCGTTTATCTCGGCAAACATCACAGGTCTATGCCATTTATAATAATTGTACGTAACTTGAACCAGCGGCGCCAACCACCCGGTGAAGGGAACTGTTGTTGCATTTTTATGTGCGGAGATTGGCTTGCGTTGTTCTACAGTTGATATGTTGGCATGTCTTAATTTTCGCTGTTGTTTATGGCTCACTCGGAAGCGCTCACACTGATGTATGTTTTTTGTTTCCTGGATCTAAAAACCTGTTTTGCATTTTGTCTGGGATAGGGTGCTCAAAAACTGGTTCACACGATTCGTTCACCAGAAACAACAGTCTGTTGAACTCTTATCAGTTCATTCACGTGAGGGCTCGCAAAAAATAGGGGATTGGCTTTTCTCGTGAGTTATTATCCAGGAAATGGCAAATCTTTTAATTAATCACAACTTACCGCTCGACACCCTTCAGCAGCGTGCGGTATTTTTTGGACATCAGGGCACCGCCTCCCCAGGCCGCGTCCACGTGCATCCAAAGGTCGTACTTCTGGCACAGGTCGGCAATCTGCTCCAACGGGTCGAACGCTCCGATCACCGTGGTTCCTGCCGTTGCGGATACCATGAATGGCAGAGCGCCCTCGGATTTGGCGCGCAAAATTTCAGCCTCTGTTCAAACAAGAGCAAGTTCAGTGTTAGAAAAAGCTTCAGCTTCAGCTTCGTATTGCATTGTTACCTAGGTGATCCGGTTGGATCTTGCCGACGGCATCGGTCCGGATCGGGTAGACGTTGTCCGAGCCGATTCCCATGAATGAGGCCAGCTTCTTGATCGAGTAGTGGGCATCCTCCGATGTGAAAATTACCAGGCGCGGAAGGGAATGTAATCCTTTTGTCTATTGGAAACGTGTAAAACAAAGGAAAGAGCACGttagagaaaaaaatcttcCAACTGTGAGAACAAAGAGGGCACAATTAGTAGTACCTAATGGGTATTTGATTTGTTGAATGAAAATAATTGTTGGGTGGAAAATGGCACAAAAAAGTCAATGAATGAgcggagagagagaaaaaaacggAATTCGCACATTCGATTTCAATCAATACTGGTTTACAGCTATACCGCTGTAATTGCAGTGATGTTGCATGATTGAGCTCGTCAAGCGTGATTGTTGTGTCGGTAGATCTTAATCTCGTTGCTCGTAACCAACCGCTGAGAACAAGTGAAACTGGATTTTTCAAGTTCGATTGTTTCGGTTTAAATGTGACACGAAAGATGAGCATTCATTCATAAGCTGATTACTACAACAACGTCTGACTTGCGGGTCACTTCATTAAACTAAGATAACGGCTTACGTTATTATTGTGAACTTTTACAGTCAAAACAGTTatgtcatttatttttatttggttctTATGTGCTGTCCAGAAATGctacatttttgttaaagataTGTGGAAGCTTGTTATTTGAGGCTTTAAATGTCCAGTTGAAATCCACTCTCTAAAAATTCATCAATAGATGAAAGGGGCTTTcctctattttttatgttatttttaattcgATAAAGGTTGCCGGTGAGCAGTCTTTCTTATTCAACCCCAAATGGTATTTGAGGTTTACCTATTTTAAGTTGCACGGAAaacatgaagttaaaaaaatgcatactCAAAATCCAATGAAGGAggcattagactatgacaaacaaacaaaacaactcGCTACTACTTTAAATTTGTCACAGCGACATCTAGTAGACATCAACTTCCTGACTgggatttttttcactaaaaaaaataaataaaatcttactattgatccttgcactgtattTTGGATTTgacccgcacttttctctcgcacttttgacaacaaaatttccaaaaacttggcaaccagcagttgtttacatttccagtcgcagtttccaccaaactggacattcgcagtTTAAAATTTCGATTGCTCATCTGAGCAACATCGACTCGctatgatcattttttgagaaaatttaaattttccaagccagtttgacaagtcgcaatagtgcgatcgatagcaataattaaGTGCGAAGTCATTTTGTAGAAATTCGAAATTTACTCACATtttctgtttatttatttttcatacgCTATAAATTGAACATTGTACGGCTGAATTGTGGTTAGCCCAAATCCCCAAATAGGTGTTGGATTGGACTAAACCGCGAGCAGCGCAAGCCAAATATATATGCGATTTTGTATGCGGAAAGCCTTTCAGTAATTGTCTTTTTTTAgtaaaagttttataaaaataactcaCAACTGCTTTGAACGATCCCAAAATTAGAATGTTGCTTCCCGGgcctaaaacaataaatttagagtattttcttTGTTTGGCCCTCAGGGTGCCCGGACTAACTAGAaaaatgattcattttttttttaaatttgattaaaacatatgaaggaattttctgatcaatttcgtgtcttcggcaaagttgaaggtaggTCCACCTTAGTAGCAAACAAGTTGCACAGCAGTTCAAACAACTGAATATTTGACTAAAAATGCTAAAACGACAGTTTTTAGAACTGGAACTGTTGTCCAACAAGTTTGCTATTTGAGTACTCTGAAAAAtagtttcattaaaaatatatatatatacagcaattccccacgaaaacagcatggttcgaaaaaagttctccgatcgggcttaaaatttttctgggggttccttggccgaattaattagacctgtatttttttcgtttggccattagggtgacctacgccgtgttagggtggtcctaaaaatggcaattttcgtcgattttctcaaaaaccacttttttcaaaaaatcatatctccgcgccattccatccgattttagttgtcttagacgcaaatgaaaggtgattagtttgactatttaagaaaaatagtaagaagtttcaaaaatctagcgtatttcaattacgaaaattttggtaccctaatatgtataggtcatccctgaaatttttaagttatcgccgttttagtgaaaaaagtcgattttttcccgttttagccattttcccatttttgcgcgtggcgcgtcgaaaaaactgtttttatcttcaaaaaatcgtatctcagagtatcgaaaacataactttaccactttttgatatgttatgtgaaattttccgaggaatccgatagaaatattttcagacataggctctttgttcccgagaccttcaaaacagcatattaagttttcatacgactttttcaaatgttaagctagatttttgaaacttctaactatttttcctaaataatcaagctaatcacctttcttttgcatctaagagagctaaaatcggatgatatggcgcggagatataatttttgtttaaaaagtggtttttgcgaaaatcgacgaaaattgccatttttcggaccaccctaacacggcgtaggtcaccctaacggccaaacgaaaaaatgcgggtctaattatttcggccaaggaacccccagaaaaattttgagcccgatcggagaacttttttttcgaatcatgcttttttcgtggggaattgctgtatataaagcatataaatacattttatttatcaattttttaaataatccatACTTATCCAAATTTTTAGATATGTGTTCTAATAGATCAAGGCATTTCTTAAGCCAGGAAACAGTACGGCAAAAATGATGCAGCCTAGAAAATAAtatgttatgcaaaaaaaaaaacttgttcagaTCATTTCTgaatgaaaatcaaaattacaatcaTAAACACAACATTTCGATTTAAACCCAAGTAacttttttccaggagttctacaagagctctttaagatagctacagcatagcagtttggaccgcggtaggataaaactctcttcaagtactcttccaaactcctgaagaagttttgaagagaattttatcctacacccaaacggcggtcgcatgattttgatgcatggtggcatgaaagtacagtatgtaaaaaaagtatttacaccccttgggcactatgcacattttgtgatgaaacatgtaaacaatttaatgttgacataaacctagtactacgttttgttcagaaactcatgccgaacattttgatgcaaaaagctcatgaaaagatgttttctataaaaagttatataacaaatactattacaaaaataaaaaagatgcaaaaaaagtttgtacaccttccgaaaaattaacataaataaagttatttgttgacagatcaccataaatccagtctcccaactccaaataggcatccttgactgattaaaaaaataatttggattgaatataaagtttactaattacttagtataaaagtttatataactctggaaattctatataaaacttatctaaacttaattttgcaaactttcaatttaactaaatgtcaatatattaccatagaattgctaaataaacattctggagtgggtataacaccgttttgggggtctttgtatcgctagaatagatttttcgttggaatttcgtaccaacccggaattacgtcgtcggaaaatccaccggcattcgaaccggtccacaattaacaactcaccctatgtggcatcggaaagggcataaaatttccgatcttttgatacccagacatctaggttttctataaaacccacgtttttaaatacctaggcaaaaacgttgttatggtttcgtttgagcaatctgccaaaaatgtatggaatttcgtaatttttgttctcgtggatcaaacttactttttgcccaggtatttaaaaacgtgggttttatagaaaacctagatgtatgggtatcaaaagatcggaaattttatgccctttccgatgccacataggttaacttgtgaattgtggaccggttcggatgttgtttacttgttttatgtgactttgccaatgttttttttaaatgtattttggctgcgttttttactaacatttcctaaattttaagtaaaatgaagtatgcagtattttttctagtgtcccagactatgcctctatgcatttttttacaatttaaattataatgGTGCATAAACAAGCAACAGATTgcaaaagtgactgtaaaaacatgaaaaaaattagaCAGGCAAAATATAATGATAGGAGGTTGTAGAATAgatcaaatactaccaaaaacaaacataaactaaacaaaataaatgtaaattaaaatactacaatgctaaaaaaaatcgagaaaaaaattTAGGCTGTAGAGGGTAAAAAACTTGATACAACACCTAAACATTTACAGTCGATAGATTgaaagatcacaagaaaagctttcgTATAAAGGTTCAAtaatcgattttctatgattattCGAACAGACCGATTCTGTAAAACGGTCCGAATATGTAAGATGACTGTACTAAGAAACAATAGatatttaaaattgatgttttttgtgtcactaaaactgcaataaTTCGTAAAATGATCTGATCtcattaaatcaaaacaatctattttgccaaaaatgtcaatgaaaattaaaattcaagatCACACCCCCAGCAATGCAACCGTTATACCGGAAGATCTGATTTCCATTCGGACTTTGTACTTCCTTTACCAAACGCTACACGGATGAGTAGGTTATTTTTAACCGGATAGGAAGCCAAAAAACGAGccggtttttttttactgaactaGTTCGATATCATATCTGTGAAACGGCACAAAAAAACTGCAAACTCATGCGGCTCTCAAGTGTTATTCAATGATGAGCTTGACATTGAGAATTGCCGAATCCACCGATCAACGGTATAAATCGAAAACATCAGACCGGTCGCGATCAATGACGCCGTCTGTCCGTTGGCGAAAACTGCACCggcgtcttcgtcgtcgtccaAAAACAAGGAAGTGGGCACGTGGCACGAGCGATTTGGCGT
Protein-coding sequences here:
- the LOC6042255 gene encoding cysteine sulfinic acid decarboxylase, with the translated sequence MPTNGMFDVALQVIEDANLSSGSDSAGVSEDEDMQLFCTTGNVVSSKPLKKPSLKPVTTVKDEDQNKMKTNAKRYASLPNREQHQRFLTDFLSEVLNNAIFNATDRSNKVLNWVDPEELKRSIDLSLKAEPDSHEKLLELARATIDHSVKTGHPYFMNQLFSSVDVYGFAGQCLTDALNPSVYTFEVSPVFVLMEEVVLKEMRTIVGFPGGSGDGIFCPGGSMANGYAISCARFKHMPDVKTKGLHSLPRLVIFTSEDAHYSIKKLASFMGIGSDNVYPIRTDAVGKIQPDHLEAEILRAKSEGALPFMVSATAGTTVIGAFDPLEQIADLCQKYDLWMHVDAAWGGGALMSKKYRTLLKGVERADSVTWNPHKLLAAPQQCSTFLTRHEGILSGCHSTNATYLFQKDKFYDTQYDTGDKHIQCGRRADVLKFWFMWRAKGTSGFEQHIDKVFENAEYFTNNIKARPGFEMVIENPECTNVCFWYVPPGLRQVPRDSAEFGERLHKVAPKVKERMMREGSMMITYQPIHDKPNFFRLVLQNSGLDKSDMNYIIDEIERLASDL